The genomic DNA GGCCGGCATCACGCCGTTCAACTTCCCGATGATGGTGCCGTGCTGGATGTTCCCGGTGGCCATCGCCTGCGGCAACACCTTCGTGCTCAAGCCGTCCGAACGCGATCCCTCGGCCTCGCTGCGCCTGGCCGAGCTGCTGACCGAAGCCGGCCTGCCGCCGGGCGTGTTCAACGTGGTGCACGGCGACAAGCAGGCCGTGGACGCGCTGATCGCGCACCCCGACGTCGAGGCCCTGTCGTTCGTCGGCTCGACCCCCATCGCCGAATACATCTACGCCGAAGGCACGCGCCGCGGCAAACGCGTGCAGGCCCTGGGCGGCGCCAAGAACCACCTGGTGGTGATGCCCGACGCCGACCTCGACCAGGTCACCGACGCGCTGATGGGCGCGGCCTACGGCTCGGCCGGCGAACGCTGCATGGCGATCTCGGTGGCCGTGGCGGTGGGCGACGTGGCCGACAAGGTCATCGAACGCCTGGTCCCGCGCGTCAAGGCGCTGGTGGTCAAGGACGGCATGCAGGGCGACGCCGAAATGGGCCCGCTGGTCACGGCGCAGCACCGCAACAAGGTCATCGGCTACATCGAGGACGGCGTCGCCGCCGGCGCGGAGCTGGTGGTCGACGGCCGCGGCCTGAAGGTGCCGGGCGCCGAAAAAGGCTTCTTCCTGGGCGGCACGCTGTTCGACAAGGTCAAGCCCGCGATGAACATCTATCGCGAAGAGATCTTCGGACCGGTGCTGTGCGTGGTGCGCGTGCCCGACTTCGCCGCCGCGGTCGAGCTGATCAACGCCCATGAATTCGGCAACGGCGTGGCCTGCTTCACGTCCGATGGCGGCGTGGCGCGCGCCTTCGCCCGCCAGATCAAGGTGGGCATGGTCGGCATCAACGTGCCGATCCCGGTGCCGATGGCCTGGCATTCGTTCGGCGGCTGGAAGCGTTCGCTGTTCGGCGACCACCATGCCTACGGCGAAGAAGGCATCCGCTTCTACTCACGCTACAAGAGCGTGATGCAGCGCTGGCCGGACAGCATCGCCAAGGGCGCGGAATTCACCATGCCGGTGGCCAAGTGACCATGTAGACGCGTTCACCGCCCCGAGCCGCC from Achromobacter xylosoxidans includes the following:
- a CDS encoding CoA-acylating methylmalonate-semialdehyde dehydrogenase, giving the protein MKKNLSHYINGQPYDGRSNRYADGFNPATGEIITSVPLASTDEVALAVAAAKAAFPAWSETPALKRARVLFNFKALLDKHQDELAELITREHGKVFSDAKGEVMRGIEIVEFACGIPHLFKGQYSDQIGGGIDNWSMRQALGVVAGITPFNFPMMVPCWMFPVAIACGNTFVLKPSERDPSASLRLAELLTEAGLPPGVFNVVHGDKQAVDALIAHPDVEALSFVGSTPIAEYIYAEGTRRGKRVQALGGAKNHLVVMPDADLDQVTDALMGAAYGSAGERCMAISVAVAVGDVADKVIERLVPRVKALVVKDGMQGDAEMGPLVTAQHRNKVIGYIEDGVAAGAELVVDGRGLKVPGAEKGFFLGGTLFDKVKPAMNIYREEIFGPVLCVVRVPDFAAAVELINAHEFGNGVACFTSDGGVARAFARQIKVGMVGINVPIPVPMAWHSFGGWKRSLFGDHHAYGEEGIRFYSRYKSVMQRWPDSIAKGAEFTMPVAK